Proteins found in one Pirellulales bacterium genomic segment:
- a CDS encoding NPCBM/NEW2 domain-containing protein → MLSLLLISIVAATNWEVELQTVDGRAVRGAVERIGATELVVRTVDATVTLPAADLLQLAPASGVQAAKNHDAKFVVELAGGSRLRAAGYLVDGDAAQVELKDAPPLKAAVRSVQSVYDADATEAELQQWRKINEGEAVADVLVVRKKDALDFLEGVLHRVTGEHVEFEVDGETIPVKWSKVFGFVYQPRARDIPAASCRIFASGGAEFAARELQLAGDALQVVLTTGDAMSIPLGRVERIDFSHGKVLYLSDLDWDAKQSERQSFFGATTPIDAPHDLFTPQRDRALDGGELLLAGKSHARGVALHSRTRLVYRLPDGYQRFTALAGIDDRMDRRGDVVVAIEGDGRRLLQFEARGGQPPTPIDLDITGVQRLAIVVDFGENQDVADHLNLCEAKLMR, encoded by the coding sequence ATGTTGTCACTGCTGTTGATTTCGATCGTCGCCGCGACGAACTGGGAAGTGGAGTTGCAGACCGTGGATGGCCGCGCGGTGCGCGGCGCTGTGGAGCGGATCGGCGCGACGGAACTGGTCGTGCGGACCGTCGACGCGACGGTGACGCTGCCCGCTGCTGACTTGCTGCAATTAGCGCCGGCAAGCGGCGTGCAGGCGGCCAAGAATCATGATGCGAAGTTCGTGGTCGAGCTAGCAGGCGGCAGCCGCTTGCGGGCCGCTGGCTATTTGGTGGACGGCGATGCGGCGCAAGTGGAGTTAAAGGATGCGCCGCCGCTCAAGGCCGCGGTCCGTAGCGTCCAGTCGGTGTATGACGCCGATGCCACTGAGGCCGAGTTGCAACAATGGCGCAAAATCAATGAGGGAGAGGCCGTCGCCGATGTGCTGGTGGTGCGTAAAAAGGACGCGCTCGATTTTCTTGAAGGCGTGCTGCACCGCGTAACCGGGGAGCATGTCGAATTCGAGGTGGATGGCGAAACAATCCCCGTGAAATGGAGCAAGGTGTTTGGCTTTGTATATCAACCGCGCGCGCGGGACATCCCCGCAGCGAGCTGCCGCATCTTTGCTAGTGGCGGCGCGGAGTTCGCCGCGCGCGAGTTGCAATTGGCGGGCGACGCGCTGCAAGTGGTCCTGACCACAGGCGACGCCATGTCGATTCCGCTTGGACGAGTCGAGCGTATCGACTTCTCGCACGGCAAGGTGCTTTACCTCAGCGACTTGGATTGGGATGCGAAGCAATCGGAGCGTCAATCATTTTTTGGCGCGACGACGCCAATCGATGCGCCTCATGATCTGTTTACGCCGCAGCGCGACCGCGCGCTGGATGGCGGCGAACTACTGTTAGCCGGCAAATCGCATGCGCGTGGCGTTGCGCTGCACAGCCGCACGCGGTTGGTTTATCGCCTGCCGGATGGATACCAGCGATTCACCGCGCTAGCGGGCATCGACGATCGCATGGATCGGCGGGGGGATGTCGTCGTGGCGATTGAAGGCGATGGCCGCCGGTTGCTGCAGTTCGAAGCGCGCGGCGGGCAGCCGCCGACGCCGATCGACCTGGACATCACCGGCGTGCAGCGGTTGGCCATTGTGGTCGACTTTGGCGAGAATCAGGACGTGGCCGATCATCTCAATCTTTGCGAGGCCAAGTTGATGCGATGA